The Paenibacillus mucilaginosus 3016 genome includes the window AGCAGCCGGTCAATGACGTCTTCTTTGCCGACGATGACCCGGTTGACCTGGGTGCGGACACGGTCGGCCAGGCTGCGGACGGTTTGCAGGGATTCGGACATAGGCAAGTGCTCCTTTCGGAAGGGACGGACGTTTTCGTGCCCCATCCAAGTGCTGTTGTTTTCAGTATATCGGGTACGTTCGAGGAAATCGAACTTAACTTTTTTTCGACAATAATAGCTAAATTGTGGCAGGGGTTCTACCGAAATAAGGGAAGAACCTCTGTTTGCCCTTCGGGGCGGGCGGGAGGTGCAGCAGGCCGGAGTCCATGAGGGAGAGCCGGTACTCATTCCTTGGGAGGAGAACGCCACTATGAACGGAAGAACGGTGTCCACCCTGGTGCTGTCCGCCTTGTTCGTATCGGCCTTGACCGGTACAGGCAGTGCGGAGGCAATCGCGGGCAAGAAGGTGCTCAAGAACGAAAAGGGAGAAATCCATACGATACATGGGGAGCTGGGCACGCTGAAAGGGGCAAGAGCCCAGGAACGTGCGGCCGACGCCCTGACCAAAATCAAAGCGGATTACGGGATCGGCGATGTCTCCAGGGAGTTCAGGCTGAAGAAAACGATGACCGAAGGCAAACGGGCCCATACCCGGTTCGACCGTCTTCTGAACGGGATTCCCGTGTACGGGGAGCAGTTGATTGTCCATGAATCGGACGGGTCTCTGACGGGGGTGACCGGCAAATACGAGCCCCTGACACCCACAGCGGCTGAGGCATCGATTACGGCTTCCGAAGCGCTACAGAAGGCCGTGGAACACACAGGCTATAAGGGTCCTCTCAGCGTTCCTGCCTCCAGCGCGCTGACGTATCTGCCGCAGGGCGATCAGGCCGTGCTTACTTATCAAGTCAGCGTCTGCTACCTTGCGGGGGAAGCGCCGGGCGACTGGACAATCTTCGTCGATGCGGGGGACGGCTCGATTGTGAGCGCTTTGAACCGTGCGCAGGAATTGGCGGCCAAGGGCTACGGGCTGGACGGCACGCAGAAAAAAATACAGACCCTTGCGAAGGGGAGCGGCACCTATGTGCTGGAAGACCGGACAAAGCTGCTCTCGCTCGGCTCCGCCATTTATACGTATACGTTCAATAACGGGTCTTTGGCACAGACGTACGTGAGCGACAAGGACAATGTGTGGGATTCGGAGGCGCAGAAGGCGGCGGTGGATGCTCATTACTACGCCGGTCTGGTGTACGACTTCTATCTGAACGTGCTCGGCCGCAATTCCTACGACGGAAGAGGAGCGAGCATCATCTCCGGCGTGCACTATTCCAAGGGCTACAACAATGCTTTCTGGAGCGGCTCCCTGGGGCAGATGGTGTATGGCGACGGGGATGGAGTGCATATGAGCTCCTTGGCCGGGGGGCTGGATGTCGTTGCGCACGAGCTCACCCATGCCGTCACCGAGTATACGTCAGGCCTGATCTATCAAGGACAGTCCGGCGCCCTGAACGAATCTTGGTCGGATGCGATGGCAGCAGCGATCGAGAACCGGAACTGGCTCATCGGTGAGGACATCTGGACTCCGGGGGTGCCGGGAGATGCGCTGCGGTATATGGATCAGCCCGAACTCGGGGATCAGCCGGGGCATATGCGCGATTATTATTATGCGGATCTCAACGACGATAACGGCGGCGTGCACACGAACTCGGGCATTCCGAATAAGGCGTTCTACCACTTTGCCACGGCGATCGGCTCCCGGGTGAATGCGGGGAAGATCTGGTACAGCGCCTCGCTGAATTACATGGCGCCGAATACCGATTTCTCGGGAGCCCGGGCGGCTACCCTGGCGGCATGCCGGGACGCTTACGGGGAGCAGTCCCGGGAATACACGGCATTGCAGGCAGCCTGGACAGCTGTCGGTGTGAACTAGGAGGAGGGGAATCATGAGAAAATGGAATGGCATGCTGGCGGCGGCCCTGGTGGTCTCGACAGCCCTGGGATCTCTGCCGGGCGGCGGGCCCTTGGGGTCTCTGCCGGACGCCAAAGCCTATGCGGCCGGCGGGGGCTTCACGGATGCGGATCAGGCGGCTGCCTGGGCACAGGAGGCAATCTCGGAGATGCGCAGGCTCGGCATCATGAGCGGGTACCCGGATGGAGGCTTCCATCCGCTGGACCGGCTGACCCGCCAGGAGTTCGCAGCCGTACTGGCCGTATCGATGGGGATTCCGATGGAACAGGCGGCCCGCTCTTCCTTCGCCGACGTGCCGGCGGGCAGCTGGTCCGTCCCTTATATTGAGGCGGTCCGCCGGGTGGGCTATATGGAAGGTGACGGCGGGGGCGTGTTCCGCCCGGAAGCGCCGATCACCCGGGAAGAAATCGCGGCCATTCTGGTGCGTGCGTCCGGGGCGGAAGCCGGCGGCATGGGAGCCCGCCTTCCCTATGCGGACCGGGATCAGATCAGCGCCTGGGCGAAGGACGCCGTACAGTATCTGTATGAGTCGGGCGTCATGTCCGGCGACGGGACGGCTTTCGCCCCCCGCCGGCATGCGCTCCGGCAGGAGATTGCCGTGGTGCTGGCCAAGGCGCTCCCGCTGCTCAAGGAAGCGCCGCCGGCCGAGCTTACCGCTCTGAAGGAGGGGAAGGCGGTCCTGAACGGTACGGAATACCGTGTTCCTCAGGGACTGGCCGGGCTGTTCTCCGAGGCGAATGCGGATGTGCTGCAGCATGCGAAGGTCCGGTTCGAGGCCCGGGACGGCATGCTGACCCGGATCACCTATCTGGAGCTGACGGCGGCAGGACTGCCCGCTGGGGCCGGAGAGGCGGAGTTCAGCGGCAACCGGGTGCTGGACGGCGGCGGAGCCCGGATTGAAGGGAAGGTGAAGGCGGCGGCGGACTACCTGACGCTGAAGAATCTCACCGTCACGGGCGATCTGGAGATCGGGCCGGAGCTGCAGCATGACTTCCTGTCTTCGGGTCTGACCGTGCTTGGGCGGACCGTGGTGAACGGCGGCGACTCCAACACGGTCGTATTCGACCGGGCGGTGCTGGGAGCCGTGGACATCGGGAAAGCCGATGTCCGGGTCAAAGCGGGCGGGGGGACGACGGTCGGTTCGGTCACCCTGCAGGCGGACGCGGCCGTGGAGGCGGCTGCCGGGGTGGTGATCCCGAAGCTTACTGTAGGCGCCGGGGCACAGCAGGTGAAGCTGGAGGCGGAGGTGACCCTGCTGGAGTGGACCGGCCGGTCGGGCACGGTGGTGTCTGGCAGCGGTGCGGTGGCTGCCGTCAACGCGGCAGGG containing:
- a CDS encoding M4 family metallopeptidase; this encodes MNGRTVSTLVLSALFVSALTGTGSAEAIAGKKVLKNEKGEIHTIHGELGTLKGARAQERAADALTKIKADYGIGDVSREFRLKKTMTEGKRAHTRFDRLLNGIPVYGEQLIVHESDGSLTGVTGKYEPLTPTAAEASITASEALQKAVEHTGYKGPLSVPASSALTYLPQGDQAVLTYQVSVCYLAGEAPGDWTIFVDAGDGSIVSALNRAQELAAKGYGLDGTQKKIQTLAKGSGTYVLEDRTKLLSLGSAIYTYTFNNGSLAQTYVSDKDNVWDSEAQKAAVDAHYYAGLVYDFYLNVLGRNSYDGRGASIISGVHYSKGYNNAFWSGSLGQMVYGDGDGVHMSSLAGGLDVVAHELTHAVTEYTSGLIYQGQSGALNESWSDAMAAAIENRNWLIGEDIWTPGVPGDALRYMDQPELGDQPGHMRDYYYADLNDDNGGVHTNSGIPNKAFYHFATAIGSRVNAGKIWYSASLNYMAPNTDFSGARAATLAACRDAYGEQSREYTALQAAWTAVGVN